From Chloroflexota bacterium, the proteins below share one genomic window:
- a CDS encoding CinA family nicotinamide mononucleotide deamidase-related protein, whose protein sequence is MQAEIVSIGTELLLGEIVDTNATFIARQLASIGLNLFFKTTVGDNAERIAYVLRQAMGRSDIIITTGGLGPTVDDVTREGVALAVDRPLRESEEALRQIEAFFIRRGRSLSENNRRQARIPEGATVIPNPVGTAPGFIVEHQGRIIISLPGVPREMEYLMRESVIPFLRERLHTGETVIKSKVLRTCAIGESSIDERISDLMHSSNPTVGLAAHVGQTDIRITAKAHSEAEADRLIADMEARVRARVGKYIYGTGRETLEEVVARLLAERGAQVSVIESNTAGELARRLSEASGETAVVRAAMVVQDDASGLRALGIELPTAGDYVFSAEETERLARAWRQQTGAAYGLAVLGSMGEEEGLYSERTGYTHIAV, encoded by the coding sequence ATGCAAGCGGAGATCGTTTCCATCGGGACGGAGTTGTTGCTGGGCGAGATCGTGGATACCAACGCGACCTTCATCGCCCGCCAGCTGGCCTCCATCGGGTTGAATCTCTTCTTCAAGACTACGGTGGGGGATAACGCCGAGCGCATCGCATACGTGTTGCGGCAGGCTATGGGGCGGTCGGACATCATCATCACCACGGGAGGGCTGGGGCCCACCGTGGACGATGTGACCCGGGAGGGCGTGGCGTTGGCGGTGGATCGGCCGCTGCGGGAGAGCGAGGAGGCGCTGCGGCAGATCGAGGCGTTCTTCATCCGGCGAGGCCGTTCGCTGAGCGAGAACAACCGTCGCCAGGCGCGCATCCCGGAAGGCGCGACGGTGATCCCCAATCCGGTGGGCACCGCCCCCGGCTTCATCGTGGAGCATCAGGGACGGATCATCATCAGCCTGCCCGGAGTGCCGCGGGAGATGGAATACCTGATGCGGGAGTCGGTGATCCCGTTCTTGCGAGAGCGCTTGCATACCGGGGAGACCGTGATCAAGAGCAAGGTGCTGCGCACGTGCGCCATCGGCGAGAGCAGCATCGATGAGCGGATCAGCGATCTGATGCACTCGTCGAACCCCACGGTGGGACTGGCGGCCCACGTCGGGCAGACGGATATCCGGATCACGGCCAAGGCGCACAGCGAGGCCGAGGCCGATCGGCTGATCGCGGACATGGAGGCTCGTGTGCGGGCCCGGGTGGGGAAGTACATCTACGGCACCGGGCGTGAAACGTTGGAGGAGGTGGTGGCCCGGCTGTTGGCCGAGCGCGGTGCGCAGGTGAGCGTGATCGAGAGCAACACGGCGGGAGAGCTCGCCCGGCGCCTGTCGGAGGCCTCGGGCGAGACGGCGGTGGTGCGGGCGGCCATGGTCGTCCAGGACGATGCGTCCGGGCTCCGTGCGTTGGGAATCGAGCTGCCCACCGCCGGAGATTACGTGTTCAGCGCGGAGGAGACGGAGAGGCTGGCTCGGGCGTGGCGTCAGCAGACCGGCGCCGCGTACGGGCTGGCGGTTCTGGGCAGTATGGGAGAGGAGGAGGGGTTATATAGCGAGCGCACCGGCTATACCCACATCGCCGTG
- a CDS encoding metalloenzyme, with amino-acid sequence MTRVCFVFLDGVGLGLDDDANPLARVYMPTVRRLLGRPLINGPAVEMPRLLFRPLDASLGVEGLPQSATGQTTLFTGVNAAKAVGRHVSAFPTAALREIIVEHSLLKRAVEMGRRATFANAYSPQYWDRVKERRFRHSATTWVNMAAGLEFRSFDDLARGRAVYWDITHWILHQRNGRYPIPLIEPEEAGRRLAALTAEHDLVLYESFLPDLVGHRRLDVAPESVVKLIDRFLAGLLDHLPEGATMVLSSDHGNIEDTRTKAHTYHPVPLLVIGPGTAAFRDARSICDVTPAILRLLEGG; translated from the coding sequence ATGACGCGAGTCTGCTTCGTTTTCCTGGACGGTGTAGGGCTGGGCCTCGATGATGACGCGAACCCTCTCGCTCGCGTGTACATGCCTACGGTTCGACGGCTGCTGGGGCGTCCTCTGATCAACGGCCCCGCCGTCGAGATGCCTCGCCTGTTGTTTCGTCCCCTGGATGCCTCTCTTGGGGTGGAGGGCCTCCCTCAGAGCGCGACCGGCCAGACGACGCTTTTCACCGGCGTGAACGCGGCGAAGGCGGTCGGGCGCCACGTGTCCGCCTTCCCCACGGCAGCGTTGCGCGAGATCATCGTCGAGCACAGCCTGCTCAAACGGGCGGTGGAGATGGGGAGGCGGGCGACCTTTGCCAACGCCTACTCGCCTCAATATTGGGACAGGGTGAAGGAGCGACGGTTCCGTCACTCCGCCACGACCTGGGTCAATATGGCGGCCGGTCTGGAGTTCCGCAGCTTCGACGATCTCGCCCGGGGCCGGGCCGTGTATTGGGACATCACCCATTGGATCCTGCACCAGCGAAACGGGCGATATCCGATCCCGTTGATCGAGCCGGAGGAGGCGGGACGCCGTCTGGCGGCTCTGACGGCCGAGCACGATCTGGTCCTCTATGAGAGCTTCCTGCCCGACCTGGTGGGGCATCGTCGGCTGGACGTGGCGCCGGAGTCGGTCGTGAAGTTGATCGATCGCTTTTTGGCCGGGTTGCTGGATCATCTGCCCGAGGGGGCTACGATGGTGCTGTCCAGCGATCACGGGAACATCGAGGACACGCGCACGAAGGCGCACACCTATCATCCGGTGCCGTTGCTGGTGATCGGCCCGGGGACGGCCGCGTTTCGGGATGCTCGATCCATTTGTGATGTCACGCCCGCGATCTTGCGGCTGCTGGAGGGAGGGTGA
- the yjjX gene encoding inosine/xanthosine triphosphatase: MGEGPLTVRCVAVGSTNPAKVEAVRSVVERIWPAAEIRPVEVDSGVSNMPMSDAETRRGALIRARAALEVTDADLAIGLEGGVDSLPEGMFVCGWVAAVDRHGRVGMGASGRIPLPPVLARAVAAGQELGPAMDALSGMRETRRGPGTVGILTNGLITRPQAFAFGVAYALTPFLHPEWYADG; this comes from the coding sequence ATGGGGGAAGGCCCTCTCACGGTGAGGTGTGTGGCCGTCGGGTCGACCAATCCCGCGAAGGTCGAGGCTGTGCGGTCGGTGGTGGAGCGGATATGGCCGGCCGCTGAGATCCGGCCGGTGGAGGTCGATTCCGGCGTCTCCAACATGCCCATGTCCGATGCGGAGACACGTCGCGGCGCTCTGATTCGCGCGCGTGCGGCGTTGGAAGTGACCGATGCGGACCTGGCTATCGGTTTGGAGGGTGGGGTAGACTCGCTCCCCGAGGGGATGTTCGTGTGCGGCTGGGTGGCCGCGGTGGACCGGCATGGCCGGGTGGGGATGGGCGCCAGCGGCCGGATCCCGCTTCCCCCCGTGCTGGCCCGGGCGGTGGCCGCGGGCCAGGAGTTGGGGCCGGCCATGGACGCGTTGAGCGGGATGCGGGAGACGCGACGCGGCCCCGGCACCGTGGGGATCCTCACCAACGGCCTGATCACCCGGCCGCAGGCGTTCGCCTTCGGCGTGGCTTATGCGCTGACCCCGTTTCTGCATCCGGAGTGGTATGCGGATGGGTAA
- a CDS encoding LCP family protein — protein sequence MRSRLIVACIVVSISLVVGLLTSCSSRESHAAATSGSSPSVMVFPGVVTPTPRPTQPPGVVRPILPTVPPDQRPTPTPEYGNPPTPILGDVRIPRSMANTENLLILGSDQRKPGTPWRTDVIMVVAIDRQNERVGVVSIPRDLWVKIPGVGWNRINTADFYGSWLKRKNKNGKKGENPQGEEGVELLKEILRQNMGIPIHHYMRVDFNVFKGSVDALGGITVTVDCPLRDPIWDKPGQRWRLEPGEYFMTGEDALKYVRSRHNGGDLDRARRQQRVLLAMRDRALEINLWPRIPALYREFRDKIVTDLGPLEMLDLARLALRVREENIHGFVIGRPMVRDWITPGGAMVLVPDYEKIRSALDGLFDLPPLSQMSDRRGHCP from the coding sequence ATGCGTTCTCGTCTCATCGTCGCATGTATCGTGGTGTCGATCTCGCTTGTCGTTGGGCTTCTGACCTCTTGTTCCTCTCGGGAGAGCCATGCCGCCGCGACGTCTGGTTCTTCCCCATCCGTCATGGTGTTCCCGGGCGTGGTGACGCCTACGCCGCGCCCGACGCAGCCCCCCGGCGTGGTCCGCCCAATTCTGCCCACCGTCCCCCCTGACCAGCGACCGACGCCGACGCCGGAGTACGGGAACCCTCCCACGCCGATCCTCGGCGACGTCCGCATTCCCCGTTCGATGGCGAATACCGAGAATCTGCTGATCCTGGGCTCCGACCAGCGTAAGCCGGGCACCCCCTGGCGGACCGATGTCATCATGGTGGTCGCCATCGATCGACAGAACGAGCGAGTGGGGGTGGTCTCCATCCCGCGGGACCTGTGGGTGAAGATTCCCGGTGTGGGATGGAACCGGATCAACACCGCCGACTTCTACGGCTCCTGGCTCAAGAGAAAGAATAAGAACGGGAAGAAGGGGGAGAATCCCCAAGGCGAGGAGGGGGTAGAACTTCTGAAGGAGATCCTGCGTCAGAACATGGGGATCCCCATCCACCACTACATGCGCGTGGACTTCAACGTGTTCAAAGGCTCCGTGGACGCCCTGGGGGGCATCACCGTGACCGTCGATTGTCCGCTGCGGGATCCCATCTGGGATAAGCCGGGGCAGCGTTGGAGGTTGGAGCCGGGGGAGTATTTCATGACCGGAGAGGATGCCCTGAAGTACGTCCGTTCCCGTCACAATGGGGGCGATCTGGATCGGGCGCGACGGCAGCAGCGTGTCCTGTTGGCTATGCGTGATCGCGCTTTGGAGATCAACCTGTGGCCACGTATCCCGGCGCTGTACCGTGAGTTCCGTGACAAGATCGTCACCGATCTCGGCCCATTGGAGATGCTCGATCTGGCGCGGCTGGCGTTGCGCGTGCGGGAAGAGAATATTCACGGGTTCGTCATCGGACGCCCCATGGTGCGCGATTGGATCACCCCCGGTGGGGCCATGGTGTTGGTGCCCGATTACGAGAAGATCCGGAGCGCCCTGGATGGGCTGTTCGACCTGCCGCCGCTCTCGCAGATGAGCGATCGTCGGGGGCACTGTCCCTGA
- a CDS encoding aldo/keto reductase: MDYTQIRPDLYNVPWTTDEFNGMPYRILGRSGLRVSNVGLGTWKIGYPETGDGSRVDARTAFQIFDRAVELGVTFWDTANRYNGASGNSERVIGAWLKRNPDQRRNIVLATKVFGGMDGRTPNHSRLSRGNILDSVYACLERLQVDHIDLLYFHAFDPDTPVEESLAAVEDLIRRDLVRYFGVSNFTTDQLSIYRAVEASTSIRCRVIAVQNQFDILHGESASRPGVLEYAARTGISFVAWSPLARGLLTERYLDLSKVGPGDRLYDEGTLDQDTSGDVMEKLHRLAALAHEWGLELNQLALAYMLTLPGMGPVIPSASSVQQLESNAAAGKITLTPEQRRQVQEALGT; encoded by the coding sequence ATGGACTACACCCAAATACGCCCGGACCTGTACAACGTGCCCTGGACCACGGACGAGTTCAACGGTATGCCCTACCGGATCCTGGGAAGATCGGGGCTGCGCGTGTCCAACGTGGGATTGGGCACATGGAAGATCGGCTATCCGGAGACGGGAGACGGCTCTCGGGTGGACGCGAGGACGGCCTTCCAGATCTTCGATCGGGCCGTCGAGCTGGGCGTGACCTTCTGGGACACAGCCAACCGTTACAACGGCGCGTCGGGGAACTCCGAACGCGTGATCGGGGCCTGGCTGAAACGCAACCCGGATCAGAGGCGGAACATCGTGCTGGCGACCAAGGTCTTCGGCGGCATGGACGGGCGCACTCCCAACCACAGCCGCCTCTCCAGGGGCAACATTCTGGACTCCGTCTATGCCTGCCTGGAACGGCTCCAGGTGGACCACATCGACCTCCTGTACTTCCACGCCTTCGATCCGGACACCCCGGTGGAGGAGAGCCTGGCAGCCGTGGAAGACCTGATCCGCCGGGACTTGGTGCGCTACTTCGGGGTCTCCAACTTTACGACCGACCAGCTCTCCATCTACCGGGCGGTCGAAGCCAGCACCTCCATCCGATGTCGGGTGATCGCGGTACAGAACCAGTTCGACATCCTGCACGGCGAATCGGCGTCCCGCCCAGGCGTGCTGGAATACGCGGCCCGCACGGGGATCTCCTTCGTGGCATGGAGCCCGCTGGCACGGGGACTGCTGACGGAGAGATACCTGGACCTTTCGAAGGTCGGCCCGGGGGACCGCCTGTACGATGAGGGCACGCTGGATCAGGACACCAGCGGGGATGTGATGGAGAAGCTGCACCGGCTGGCCGCCCTGGCACACGAATGGGGACTGGAGCTGAATCAGCTGGCCCTGGCCTACATGCTCACCCTGCCCGGGATGGGCCCCGTGATCCCCTCGGCCTCATCGGTCCAGCAGCTGGAATCCAACGCGGCCGCGGGGAAGATCACGCTGACCCCCGAGCAGCGACGGCAGGTGCAGGAGGCGTTGGGAACGTGA